In the genome of Lysobacter sp. BMK333-48F3, the window TCGTCCCGGCGCCCTTGCCCGAGGACTCGTAGCCCGCCGAGGTCTGGCCGATGTGCCAGCCGTTGACGGCCCGTTTGGCCTTCTCGATATCGTCTGCCATTGCATTCACTCCATTGATTGTCGTGGGGCTTCCTAGGCGGCGGATCAGCGCTGGCGCGCGACCATCGCCTCCAGTTCGACCGCGCGCTCGGCGGTCATCTTCAACGCGCAACTGTTGGCTTCGATGCGCTGGGCCTGGCCTTCGGTCTCGGCGTCCCAGGCGCAGGCCTTGTCTTTCTCGGCGATCCACTTGCGCTGCGCGTCGCGCAGCACCGCCATCTCGGCGGCCGGCACCAGCGTCTGCAGACGCTTGTAGGCGGCGTTGAGGCGATCGTCCTGGTAGACGAACTCCTGCTCGATGCAGTTCTGGATCTCGAACGTGACGCCGTCGGTGGCTTCGGCGCACTTGCTGTAGGACTCGCGGAACATGCTGGCTTCCTTGTCGGTGGCGGGTTCGTCCTTGGACGCGGCCGCGGCTGCGGGTGGCGCCGCGTCGGCTGGGGCGGGAACGCTCGCGGGTTCGGCGATCGGTGCGGGCGCCTCAGGCGCGGGCGCGGCTGCAGGCGCGGGCGCCGGCGCGGTGTCGGCGGCAGGCGCCTGGGCCTGGCACGCGACCGTCAATGCCAGCAGCGCGGCCAGGCCGCAGGAACGAATGGCTTGCATAGGGTTACCGTCTCTCCATGACCTACGGGGTGCGCGAAAGCCGCGCATCGATGCCCTGTTCCAGGCCGTAAGCCATCCTAGCAAAGGCCGTCGCCACGCCACAGTCGCCGACCGGCGCGTGGCTGAACGGCGTTCGACTTATGGACTCGAACGCGGCCGGCCGTTGCGCCGGCGCCGCTACCGTCCCGCGAAGCGACAACCGATCCGCCTGCGGCTCAATAGACCGGAACAGGGTATGCGCAATCGGTGTAGGCGATCTCGCAGTCGGCGGCGGACCGGGTGCATTGTTCCAGCGCCAGGTCGGACGCTCCCGGCACGTCGGGGCCGCGCGCCGACGCATAGACATCGCCGCCCCGGGCCAGCACCCCGCACTGATCGCGGTAGACCAGCACGATCTTGCACCCGCCCCCGCCCTCGCGGGCGCAGAGCTGCAAGGCTTCAAGCTCCGCCTCCGACTGGCTCGCCACCTGCGTCGAAGTGCCGACGCTGCGACTGCCTTCGTCGACCGCGATCGCGCCCCATTGCGTCAGCCAGTCGCGGGGAGCGACCGGCGGCGGCTCGGGATAGATCACTTCCGCGGGTGGCGCCCGCCCCCAGGCGTTGAACAACACCCACTCGAAATGCCCGCCCGAGGGAACCGCGAACGGGAAGTGCGCGGCGGCCGGCCCGGCGAACCCGAGCATTGCGATGAGGCTGAGCGCGATGGGTTTCATCGCCCGCTCCTTCGGCATTGGAGCCTGCGGACACTATACGCCGCTCCTCAAAGCGGCGCCGGAAACGTCACTGTTCGAGTTCCGGCCGGCGCCGGTTCAGCCGGATCGCACCGCAATCACCAGGGCGTCTCACTGAACAGGGACTGCGTGCGCGCAATCCGAATAAAAGACCTTGCAGTTCGAGGACGACTGCTCGCAGCGCGCCATCGCCAGTACGGATGCCTCGGGAACCGATGCCGCATGCGCCGTCGCGTAGAAATTATCGCCCCAGACCACTACGCCGCATTGATCGCGATAAGTCAGGCTGACTTTGCAGCCGCCGCCGCCCTTGGAGCCGCAGAGATCCATGGCCTCGAATTCGGCTTCGCGCTGGCTCGAAGCCTCCGAGGAGACGCCGATTGCGTTGTTGTTGCTGTCGATGGCCACCGCACCCCAACGCGATGCCCATTTCACGGGCTTCGGGCGAGGAGTCGGCCGCGGCTGACTCTCTTCATGCGCGCCGTTGGGCCACCCGGCGGCATTGGGAGGAACGCACTGCGGATTGCCCGCGGACGGGATGCCTGCCGGACATTGGGCGTAAACCGTTCCCACCAACCCCATCAGACAACCAACCAACATGATGCGCATCAAATCATCCTCTCAACTGCTGGGTAGCATCCGTAGCCCGACTACAGGCAAACCTCATCCGGCGTTGAGGCTACTGCTTGACCGCCTCCGACACTCAAGACGAGCGACGACGACAGATGGCACCGCTGCTCGAAGTATCATCGGGGCGAATCATCGCAATGTTAGTAAACCGCTGTAGGCAAGGCGCAGTCCGAGTAGGCGACCTTGCAGTCCTTGGTGGACTTGCTGCATTCGGAGACCGCCATCTCCGAGGCCTTGTCCACCGAGGGCGCGCGAGCGGTCGCGTAATAGTCGTAACCCCACGCCAGGACGCCGCATTGGTCGTGATACGCCAGCACGACCCGGCACCCGCCTCCGCCGTTGTCCACGCAGCGATCGATCGCTTCCTGTTCGGCGTCCTGCTTGCTCGTCGACTGGGTCGAGGTGCCGACGCTGTTGGTGCCGTCGTCGACCGCGATCGCGCCCCAACGGGACAACCACTGCTTGGGGGCGCGCGGCCTGGCTTCGTCGGCAGGTGCGGGCATGTTGTGCCGCCAGCCCGGACCGTCGGGAGGAATGCAACCGGGCGTGTTCGGCATGCCCGCCGGGCATTGGGCGTGCGCACCGCCCACCACCCCAAGCAGCAATACAACCGTCAACGAGCGCATCGAGAGACTCCTTGTCCTGGCGATGACAGAAAAAACAGCACTACGACTACGACCTAGACTCGTCCGGCCTGCCCCTGAAAAGCGCCAGACATCGAAGTCGCCCTCTTTTCCAGCTCTTTGGCTCGACACGCCCCAAAAAAAACGACGCCCGAAGGCGTCGCTTTGTTTTGTACTGCAGCTTCAGCGAGCGGCCACCCATCACGTGCCCAAATCGCTCTGCTTACTGCACCCTTATCGGCGCAGTGCAGTTCGAGTAGTAGACGCGGCAATTCGTGTCCTTGGCGTTGCATTTCTGCATTCCCACCTCGGTCGCTCTCTCGATCGAAACTGCCGTTTGCACCAGATAACGCTTGTCGCCGGTAACGAGCACCGCACACTG includes:
- a CDS encoding DUF4189 domain-containing protein, with protein sequence MPAPADEARPRAPKQWLSRWGAIAVDDGTNSVGTSTQSTSKQDAEQEAIDRCVDNGGGGCRVVLAYHDQCGVLAWGYDYYATARAPSVDKASEMAVSECSKSTKDCKVAYSDCALPTAVY
- a CDS encoding lysozyme inhibitor LprI family protein; translated protein: MQAIRSCGLAALLALTVACQAQAPAADTAPAPAPAAAPAPEAPAPIAEPASVPAPADAAPPAAAAASKDEPATDKEASMFRESYSKCAEATDGVTFEIQNCIEQEFVYQDDRLNAAYKRLQTLVPAAEMAVLRDAQRKWIAEKDKACAWDAETEGQAQRIEANSCALKMTAERAVELEAMVARQR
- a CDS encoding DUF4189 domain-containing protein, which codes for MRIMLVGCLMGLVGTVYAQCPAGIPSAGNPQCVPPNAAGWPNGAHEESQPRPTPRPKPVKWASRWGAVAIDSNNNAIGVSSEASSQREAEFEAMDLCGSKGGGGCKVSLTYRDQCGVVVWGDNFYATAHAASVPEASVLAMARCEQSSSNCKVFYSDCAHAVPVQ
- a CDS encoding DUF4189 domain-containing protein, with translation MKPIALSLIAMLGFAGPAAAHFPFAVPSGGHFEWVLFNAWGRAPPAEVIYPEPPPVAPRDWLTQWGAIAVDEGSRSVGTSTQVASQSEAELEALQLCAREGGGGCKIVLVYRDQCGVLARGGDVYASARGPDVPGASDLALEQCTRSAADCEIAYTDCAYPVPVY